From Bicyclus anynana chromosome 7, ilBicAnyn1.1, whole genome shotgun sequence, the proteins below share one genomic window:
- the LOC112047231 gene encoding transcription factor cwo isoform X2: MMETRNYWEENVHPVKYDNYNSNDGFGRGEAHGYAPPSEDEAEYPPGAYLKKGKQDPMSHRIIEKRRRDRMNNCLADLSRLIPPEYLKKGRGRVEKTEIIEMAIRHLKFLQDRVNAAERQASDEFRGGYQEAVAEAVRFLVDVQGFSPADGLCVQLATHLQRHCDGVTKGDVMLREKTRTHPGTSSSETTSSSSSSHGYAVKVIQRPELPPAFVPEPYEQDPPSGQHYPMECERVQNQVPAEGATEPLQLDGRARDALRKVRKLDHNDDYLHSYKFKNSIERRFSRSQDTEMTDAAAHNGTNGAPHGKMLKRRRALKPAPPSASTSASTSTEDAPDTSPQDTSSESPHNHHYDKPQPPTQYVPVFALNSLGKYYVPLSVDYTCIARQLGTMDSDTRPITALHPVTIHVNFPCLNYHVKREPGERQWRPM; the protein is encoded by the exons TTACAACTCCAACGATGGCTTCGGTCGCGGCGAGGCGCACGGCTACGCGCCGCCGTCGGAGGACGAGGCGGAGTACCCGCCCGGCGCGTACCTCAAGAAGGGGAAG CAAGACCCTATGTCCCACCGGATCATAGAGAAGCGTCGTCGAGACCGCATGAACAACTGCCTGGCCGACCTCTCGCGCCTCATACCACCGGAGTACCTCAAGAAAGGCCGAGGCCGGGTGGAGAAGACAGAGATCATTGAAATGGCAATCAGACATCTCAAGTTCTTGCAGGACCGTGTTAATG CGGCGGAGCGGCAGGCCTCCGACGAGTTCCGCGGAGGCTACCAGGAGGCCGTGGCTGAGGCCGTCCGCTTCCTCGTCGATGTGCAGGGCTTCTCCCCCGCCGACGGCCTCTGCGTGCAGCTCGCCACGCATCTGCAGCGGCACTGCGATGGCGTCACCAAAG GTGATGTGATGCTGCGAGAGAAGACGCGAACACATCCCGGGACGTCATCTTCAGAGACGACGAGTTCTTCGAGCAGTTCCCATGGATACGCCGTAAAGGTGATCCAGAGGCCGGAGTTGCCGCCCGCCTTCGTACCTGAACCTTATGAGCAGGATCCACCCTCTGGACAGCATTACCCCATGGAATGTGAAAGAG TACAAAACCAAGTGCCGGCCGAGGGCGCCACCGAGCCGCTGCAACTAGACGGCCGCGCGCGCGACGCGCTGCGGAAGGTCCGCAAGCTCGACCACAACGACGACTACCTGCACTCCTACAAGTTCAAGAACTCTATCGAGAGGCGGTTCAGCAGATCGCAGGACACAGAG ATGACTGACGCAGCGGCGCACAACGGCACGAACGGCGCACCTCACGGCAAGATGCTGAAGCGGCGCCGCGCGCTCAAGCCTGCACCGCCCTCTGCATCCACGTCCGCCTCCACCTCCACCGAGGACGCGCCGGACACCTCGCCACAG GACACGTCCAGCGAGTCTCCGCACAACCACCATTATGACAAGCCTCAGCCACCCACTCAGTACGTGCCAGTCTTCGCTCTCAATTCATTAG GAAAATACTATGTGCCATTAAGCGTAGACTACACCTGCATAGCACGGCAACTCGGCACCATGGACTCGGACACGCGGCCCATCACGGCGTTACATCCCGTCACCATACACGTCAACTTCCCCTGCCTCAACTACCACGTCAAGCGCGAGCCGGGCGAGCGGCAGTGGCGGCCTATGTAG
- the LOC112047231 gene encoding transcription factor cwo isoform X1: MMETRNYWEENVHPVKYDNYNSNDGFGRGEAHGYAPPSEDEAEYPPGAYLKKGKVSRQDPMSHRIIEKRRRDRMNNCLADLSRLIPPEYLKKGRGRVEKTEIIEMAIRHLKFLQDRVNAAERQASDEFRGGYQEAVAEAVRFLVDVQGFSPADGLCVQLATHLQRHCDGVTKGDVMLREKTRTHPGTSSSETTSSSSSSHGYAVKVIQRPELPPAFVPEPYEQDPPSGQHYPMECERVQNQVPAEGATEPLQLDGRARDALRKVRKLDHNDDYLHSYKFKNSIERRFSRSQDTEMTDAAAHNGTNGAPHGKMLKRRRALKPAPPSASTSASTSTEDAPDTSPQDTSSESPHNHHYDKPQPPTQYVPVFALNSLGKYYVPLSVDYTCIARQLGTMDSDTRPITALHPVTIHVNFPCLNYHVKREPGERQWRPM; this comes from the exons TTACAACTCCAACGATGGCTTCGGTCGCGGCGAGGCGCACGGCTACGCGCCGCCGTCGGAGGACGAGGCGGAGTACCCGCCCGGCGCGTACCTCAAGAAGGGGAAGGTCTCGAGG CAAGACCCTATGTCCCACCGGATCATAGAGAAGCGTCGTCGAGACCGCATGAACAACTGCCTGGCCGACCTCTCGCGCCTCATACCACCGGAGTACCTCAAGAAAGGCCGAGGCCGGGTGGAGAAGACAGAGATCATTGAAATGGCAATCAGACATCTCAAGTTCTTGCAGGACCGTGTTAATG CGGCGGAGCGGCAGGCCTCCGACGAGTTCCGCGGAGGCTACCAGGAGGCCGTGGCTGAGGCCGTCCGCTTCCTCGTCGATGTGCAGGGCTTCTCCCCCGCCGACGGCCTCTGCGTGCAGCTCGCCACGCATCTGCAGCGGCACTGCGATGGCGTCACCAAAG GTGATGTGATGCTGCGAGAGAAGACGCGAACACATCCCGGGACGTCATCTTCAGAGACGACGAGTTCTTCGAGCAGTTCCCATGGATACGCCGTAAAGGTGATCCAGAGGCCGGAGTTGCCGCCCGCCTTCGTACCTGAACCTTATGAGCAGGATCCACCCTCTGGACAGCATTACCCCATGGAATGTGAAAGAG TACAAAACCAAGTGCCGGCCGAGGGCGCCACCGAGCCGCTGCAACTAGACGGCCGCGCGCGCGACGCGCTGCGGAAGGTCCGCAAGCTCGACCACAACGACGACTACCTGCACTCCTACAAGTTCAAGAACTCTATCGAGAGGCGGTTCAGCAGATCGCAGGACACAGAG ATGACTGACGCAGCGGCGCACAACGGCACGAACGGCGCACCTCACGGCAAGATGCTGAAGCGGCGCCGCGCGCTCAAGCCTGCACCGCCCTCTGCATCCACGTCCGCCTCCACCTCCACCGAGGACGCGCCGGACACCTCGCCACAG GACACGTCCAGCGAGTCTCCGCACAACCACCATTATGACAAGCCTCAGCCACCCACTCAGTACGTGCCAGTCTTCGCTCTCAATTCATTAG GAAAATACTATGTGCCATTAAGCGTAGACTACACCTGCATAGCACGGCAACTCGGCACCATGGACTCGGACACGCGGCCCATCACGGCGTTACATCCCGTCACCATACACGTCAACTTCCCCTGCCTCAACTACCACGTCAAGCGCGAGCCGGGCGAGCGGCAGTGGCGGCCTATGTAG